In Spirochaeta thermophila DSM 6578, the following proteins share a genomic window:
- a CDS encoding ABC transporter permease — MKAWLRSRWRVWRWVGRLAVIYLLRGRRKKTAAASLLTWLGVVLGVATLVTVLSVMNGFQSLTIDSLVEVASFHVRVYGAVDAAEVERVVGEGVVVPQVEVRVLAGDLGGEVEFVEVRGVPEGMRERDPGFARVVEVREGVFRVGEGRVVVGQELAYELGVGVGDSLVLTGLSVGETGILVPVRRGFVVSAVFRTGNYQIDRSMLFMGLEDARLVAGGDDGSFLAVKLPRPSRAQEVKRRLVRAGYEAVTWEEYNRALFDALRMEKLFLVFLVGLIFLVLGLNLVHGFRRSIFERRGELALLVAVGARVEEVRRVFLLEGIVLGATGAFLGTMWGYLLSININRVFSWVESMLNAGIHLWNALGRFWGGRFRLGSVRIFSPQSFYLLEIPFRVYPVEVLGIVLYAVLVSGGAAYLATRMLRTFSVTEVLRNE; from the coding sequence GTGAAGGCGTGGCTCCGCTCGAGATGGAGAGTGTGGCGGTGGGTGGGGCGGCTCGCGGTGATCTACCTTCTGAGGGGAAGACGGAAGAAGACGGCCGCAGCCTCCCTGCTCACGTGGCTCGGAGTGGTGCTCGGGGTGGCCACTCTCGTCACGGTGCTCTCGGTGATGAACGGTTTCCAGAGTCTCACGATCGACTCCCTGGTGGAGGTCGCGTCCTTCCATGTGAGGGTGTACGGAGCGGTGGATGCGGCGGAGGTGGAGAGAGTGGTGGGTGAGGGGGTGGTGGTGCCGCAGGTGGAGGTGCGGGTCTTGGCGGGGGATCTGGGGGGTGAGGTGGAGTTCGTGGAGGTACGGGGGGTACCGGAGGGGATGAGGGAGCGGGATCCGGGGTTCGCGAGGGTGGTGGAGGTGAGGGAGGGTGTCTTCCGGGTGGGGGAGGGGAGGGTGGTGGTGGGGCAGGAGTTGGCCTATGAGCTGGGGGTGGGGGTGGGTGATTCCCTCGTCCTCACCGGGTTGAGCGTGGGAGAGACGGGGATCCTGGTCCCGGTGCGCCGGGGGTTCGTGGTTTCCGCAGTCTTCCGAACCGGAAACTATCAGATCGACCGTTCCATGCTCTTCATGGGCCTCGAGGATGCCCGCCTGGTCGCCGGTGGAGACGACGGCTCCTTTCTCGCCGTGAAACTCCCGCGCCCCTCACGGGCACAGGAGGTGAAGCGACGGCTCGTCCGCGCGGGCTACGAAGCGGTCACGTGGGAGGAATACAACAGGGCCCTCTTCGACGCCCTTCGTATGGAGAAGCTCTTCCTCGTCTTTCTCGTCGGTCTCATCTTCCTCGTCCTCGGACTCAACCTCGTCCACGGCTTCAGGAGGTCGATCTTCGAACGAAGGGGTGAGCTCGCCCTCCTGGTGGCGGTGGGGGCCCGTGTGGAGGAGGTGAGGCGCGTCTTCCTCCTCGAGGGTATCGTTCTCGGTGCTACGGGCGCATTCCTCGGCACGATGTGGGGGTATCTCCTCTCCATCAACATCAACAGGGTCTTCTCCTGGGTGGAGTCGATGCTCAACGCCGGTATTCACCTCTGGAACGCCCTCGGCAGGTTCTGGGGGGGGCGGTTCCGATTGGGATCCGTCCGCATCTTCTCGCCGCAATCGTTCTATCTCCTGGAGATTCCCTTCAGGGTGTATCCGGTTGAAGTCCTGGGGATCGTCCTCTATGCTGTCCTCGTCTCAGGGGGGGCGGCGTATCTGGCCACCCGCATGTTGCGGACGTTCTCCGTCACCGAGGT